CAAAATTTATTTTGATGGATTAAAAAGAATTTCTTCAGATACAGTATTGTTTAATTTACCTTTAAAAATTGGAGCTATTATTAATGATGAAGATATTGCAAATAGTATTAAAACACTATTTTCTACAGGATATTTTGAAGAAATTAACATATCTAACGATGAAAAAGGAATGATTATAATTCGAGTAAAGGAACGCCCAATTATTAATAGCATTAATTTTTATGGAAATAAAATAATTAAAGAAGATGTAATAAAAAATATATTAAATGAAAAAAAAATACAACCAGACCAACTATTTAATGAATTTTATATCTTTGAAGTAAAAAAAGAATTGGAAAACTTATACCGTAACTTCGGTAAATTTACAGCCACAATCAAAACTGTAGCTATACCACTATCAAGAAACCGGGTTGATTTACAAATAATATTTACCGAAGGTAAAACCGCTAAAGTGCAACAAATCAATATTTTTGGTAATCATGTATTCCATACAAAACAACTGTTATCACAATTTAAGTTATATAGAAAAATTAAATGGTGGAACATATTATCTTGTCAGAGATATCAAAAACAAAAATTATTTCATGATTTAGATGCGCTATATAATTTTTATGTAAACCATGGTTACGCCAAATTTCATATCGATGAAACACAAATTGATTTTACACCAGATAAAAAAAATATTTACCTATCTTTATATATTACTGAAGGTATGCAATATTCATTTGATTCTTTAGAATTATATGGAAATATATTAGATTATTTCTATAATATTAAAGAATATATTAAAATTTCTTCTGGAGAACTATATAATCATAATCAAATTCAAGAAATAGAATATAAAATACGATATTTGCTAAGCAAAAATGGTTATATTCAACCTATCATATCAATAAATCCCAAAATCGATGACAACAATAAAAAAATAAAATTATGTATATATGTTGATGTAGGACATCATTTTTATGTGCGTGAAATACGCTGCGAAGGTAACAACATTACTAAAGATGAAGTAATTCGAAGAGAAATACATCAATTAGAACAAACGCAATTAGATTATACCCGTATCATTCAAGATCAAAACCGACTTAAACGCCTTGGTTACTTTAAAACTGTAAATACTCATATTGAGTATGTTCCGAATACATTAAATCAAATTGATATTATTTATAAAATTGAAGAACACAATACTGGTAATCTAAATTTAAGTGTCGGATTTGGAACAGAAAGCGGTATGAATTTACAGTTTGGAATGTATCAAGAAAATATATTAGGTTCGGGAAATGCTATATCTATTGCCAGTACTAAAAATCATTATCAAACTTATTTTGAAATATCAGCTTTAAAACCTTACTGTAACATTAACAATATTAGCATAGGTGGAAAAATATTTCATAATAATTTAAATACGAATCATACGGGTTTATCAGATTATAATTTAAAAAATTGTGGAATTAATATTAATTATTTATATCCAATTATTAAATACAACACATTTAATATAGGATTAAACTATGCATCTAATCATCTAAGTAAAATAGCCCCTCAAGTAGCCATATGTCGTTATCTAAAATCTACAAAAATTCATCCAAAAACTCCAACTAATAATAAAATTTTCGATAACACTATCAATTTTAATACAAATGATTTTTTATTAGCCTCAGGATGGACTTTTAACAACACTAATCACGCCTATTTTCCTACGAATGGTGCACACATTAATGTATCCAGTACGTTGGCATTACCTGGTTCTGAGAATCAATATTATAAAATTATAATTAATAGCAAAAAATATATACCTTTAGATCAAAATTGTAATTGGATATTAATGAGCTCCATACATGCTGGTTATGCGGGAAGCATGAATAGAAAAGAAAGTCCTTTCTATGATAATTTTTACGCTGGAGGTATTGGAACAATACGTGGATTTAGATTAAATAGTATAGGTCCAAAAGCTGCATATTATCATTGTAACTACCCTGAAAAAAACTATTCTATGTGCTCAATACAAAACTCTCAGGATTCTGTTGGTGGAAATGCGATGACTCTTTTTAAAACCGAGTTGATTATTCCTATTACATTTTTTGATGTACAATACTCTGATACAGCACGTATTTCTCTCTTCTTAGACACAGGTACTGTATGGGATACGTTTTGGAAAAATACAGAAGCAACACAAAGAGCTGGTATTGTAGATTATAGTATTCCAAGTAATATTCGTATGTCTGGTGGTATGGCATTGAAATGGATGTCTCCAGTTGGACCGATAATTTTTTCTTATTCAAAAGTAATAAAAAAGTACTTTGGAGATATAAAAGAACCATTTCAATTTAGTATTGGAAAAACATGGTAAATTTATATATTGTACAAACACAATAAATATTATAATCAAAATAATAAATTTTTTGTATTTTATTAAACTAAGAGGTTTACAGTGAAAAAGTGGACATATATGTTAAGTATAATTATTTGGATCATACAAATTAATCCCGTTGGTGCTGCAAATAAAATTGCGATAGTTAATATTTCCAATATCTTTCAACAATCTTCACAGCGTGCAAAAATAATTAAACAACTTGAATATGAATTCAAAGATCGTGCTACCGAATTAGAAAAGATGGAGCATGATTTGCAAATAAAAATACAAACATTACAACAAGATGGCGCTACTATGCAAGCAATTGAACGTAATGAATTAGAAAAATCATTAATAAATCAACGCGAAATATTTTCTAATAAAGCTAAAGAATTTCAACAAGAAAATCATTCGCGTCAAACAGAAGAAAGGGATAAAATTCTTAATATAATTCAGAATGTAGTATCTAATGTAGCTAAAAAAGAAAATTATGACATAGTAATAGATACTAATGCTATAGTGTATTATAACGCTCATATTACAGATATTACTAATTCCGTAATGAAACAAGTTGGGTAAATTATGATTGAAATGCGACTATCTGACTTAGCGCTACAGTTAGGGGCTAAATTATATGGTGATAAAAATATAATTATTACTGGTATTGCTTCTATAAATAATGCACAAATAGGGCATATAACTTTTTTAAAAGATCAAAGATTTTTAAATCAATTAAGTTCTTGTCGTGCTTCAGCAGTAATATTATCTAAAAATAATTTAGTTTTCTGTAGAGTTGCGGCATTAGTAGTAAAAGATCCGTATCTTGCATATATCAAAATTGCACAATTAATGGATAATGCTCCTAAACCAACTAAAAATATCGCATCCGGGGTAATTATTGCCTCGGATGCGATATTAGGAAAAAGAATAGGAATCGGCGCTAATACAGTTATAGAATCCGGAGTAATTTTAGGTGACGATGTAATAATTGGACCTGGTAGTTTTATAGGAAAAAAAACGAAAATAGGAACAGGCACACGGTTGTGGGCTAATGTTACTATATGCCACGAAGTAGAAATTGGTGAATGTTGTTCGATACAGTCTGGAACTATAATTGGTTCTGATGGATTTGGATATATTAATGACCACGGTGTTTGGGTTAAAATTCCTCATTTAGGAAAAGTTAAAATTGGAAATAATGTAGAAATAGGCGCTTGTACTACCATTGATCGCGGGACATTAGATGATACTACAATTGAAAACGGAGTGATTATCGATAACCAGTGTCAAATTGCACATAATGTTGTAATTGGTGCACATACAGCGATAGCAGGCGGTGTTATCATGGCAGGAAGTTTAACTATAGGACGATACTGTATGATAGGTGGAGCTAGTGTAATCAATGGTCATATTAATATTTGTGACAAAGTTACAGTAACTGGAATGGGTATGGTAATGAAACCAATAACACAACCTGGTATTTATTCATCAGGTATTCCTGTTCAGCCAAATACAATGTGGTGGAAAACTGCCGCATTAATCATGCGAATTAGTAGTATAAACAAACGTATAAAAACCATAGAACAAAAACTAAAAAAGCTACTGTGCCTATAATTTTTTAAGATAATTAGGGCAGTTTGTTCTTTATCCTGTTAGGATGAACAGGATAAACGTTATGAATGCGACTTTTATCTTAAACAGGAATAAAAATCTTGATCACTGATACTTGTGTTTTGCATATTGAAGAAGTTTTAGAACTTTTACCACATCGATTCCCATTTTTACTAGTTGATCGTGTACTAAATTTTGAAAAAGGAAAATTTTTAAGAGCAGTAAAAAATGTTTCTTTTAATGAACCATTTTTTCAGGGTCATTTCCCAGGAAAACCTATTTTCCCTGGAGTATTAATTTTAGAAGCCATGGCTCAAGCTACAGGTATTTTAGCCTTTAAAAGTACAGGCAAATTAGCTCCAGGAGAATTATATTATTTTGCTGCTATCGATTCAGCTCGATTTAAGCGCCCAGTACAACCCGGTGATCAAATGATCCTTGATGTTGAATTTATTAAAGAAAGACGCGGTATTGCACGATTTAAAGGAATTGCTACAGTAAACAAAGAAATGGCTTGCGAAGCATCAATGATGTGTGCTCGCAGAAAGGAAATTTAAACTGATGATTAACCAATCTGCCATTATACATCCTAGTTCTATCATAGAAAAAGGAGCAATCATCCACGATGATGTGTATATTGGGCCATTTTGTTTTATTGGAGCACAAGTTGAAATAGGAGCACGAACTGTACTAAAATCTCATATTGTAATCAACGGAATTACTCAAATTGGAGAAAACAATCAAATCTATCAATTTGCTTCTCTTGGAGAAATAAATCAAGATTTAAAATATGCAAAAGAGCCCACTCGCATAGAAATTGGTCATTATAACAAAATTAGAGAAAACGTTACTATTCACCGCGGTACTATACAAGGGAAACAGATTACTAAAATAGGAAGTGGTAATTTATTCATGATCAATGTACACATTGCCCATGATTGTATAATAGGAGATCATTGTGTCATGGCCAATAACGTTACTTTAGGCGGTCATGTAAGAGTAGATGATCATGCCATCATCGGAGGGATGACCGCAGTCCATCAATTTTGCCTTATTGGAACTCATGTTATGATTGGTGGATGTTCTGGCGTAGTTCAAGATATACCCCCATTCATAATAGCTCAAGGCAATCACGCGACGCCTTTTGGATTAAATATTGAAGGTTTAAAACGACGAGGTTTCAGCCGTTCTTCCGTACACGCTATTAGAGATGCTTATAAAATCCTATATCGTAGCAACAAAACTATTGAATCAGCCAAAATAGCTTTAAAACTATTAGCCATTGAACACCCCATCATCAATAAATTTGTAGATTTTTTAATACATTCTCAAAGAGGAATTATTCGTTAATAATGTCTATGAGCCATCGCACTATTATTATAGGTATAGTAGCAGGAGAAGTTTCTGGAGATATGTTAGGAGCAGGATTAATTCGAGCATTAAGAAAACATCTAAAAAAAGTATGTTTTTTTGGAATTGGTGGGTCTTGTATGCAATCTGCGCATATGAAATCTTGGTATAATATAGAAGAACTATCAGTTATGGGCTTCGCTGAAGTTATTATGAAACTACCACGATTAGCATATATTCGTAGAAATTTAATTCGTAGATTTATTAACTTACAACCAGATGTTTTTATCGGTATTGATTCTCCAGATTTCAATATTTCATTAGAAACTCGTTTGAAAAAACATGGAATTCATACAATTCATTATGTTAGTCCATCAGTATGGGCATGGAGAAAAAACCGTATTTTTACGCTTAAAAAAGCTACCGATAATATTTTAACTATTTTCCCATTTGAAAAAAAAATATACGATCGTTTTAATATACCATGTCAATTTATTGGACATCCATTAGCAGATCAAATACCACTCAATCCAGATAAAACTTCTGCCCGTCAAAAATTAGGCATTCCGCGCGACATATATTGTTTAGCATTATTACCAGGCAGTAGAATCAGAGAAATTAAAATGTTAACTCATGACTTTTTAGCATGTGCTGAATTGTTAAAAAATCATTTTCCTAGTCTCGAAATTTTAGTACCATTAGCTAATCAAGTATCTATCAAACAATTTATTAAGTTTGCATCAAAATCGGTTAAATATCGTATACTACATAGCAAAACAACATGGGAAATAATAATGGCAGCAGATATTTCTTTGGTAACCGCCGGGACAGCAACTTTAGAATGCATGCTAGTCAAATGTCCAATGGTTGTCGCTTATCGAATGAATCCTCTAACGTTTATGTTAGCTAAATATTTAATAAATACCCCCTGGATATCATTACCTAATTTATTAGCAGGGCATGAATTAGTAAAAGAATTTATTCAAAACGACTGTCTCCCTAAAAATTTAGCGCAAACATTAATTAATGTATTAAATTATAATGACAATCAACGTATGATGTTACTAAAAAAATTTAGACAATTACATTACAGCATTAAATATAATGCAGATGATCGAGCGGCTCATGCTGTTTTGAAATTAATTAAGTGATAAGAATATTATTAAACACATAGGTATAAAAAATTTCATGAAACATCAAAAATACTATTTATCAAAAAAATCAAAATTAATTGCAGGCGTAGATGAAGCAGGATGCGGATCATTAGCTGGATCAGTAATAGCTGCAGCCGTGATATTACACCCAACACAACCAGTTTTTGGATTAGCTGATTCTAAAAAATTAAGTAACAATAAGCGATTTAATCTATATAAAAATATTATACAAAATTCATTAGATTGGGGTATTGGATCGGCTAACGTCGCAGAAATTGATCGCTTTAACATTTTACAAGCTCGATTATTAGCAATGAAACGAGCAGTACAAAATTTATCTATCACACCAGATTTGATTCTAATAGATGGGAATCATGCTCCAAGGTTTGTAGAAACACCTTATCAGTGTTTTAAAAAAGGAGATTCTAGAATCCCAATTATAAGCGCAGCTTCTATTATAGCTAAAGTTACTCGTGACCAGGACATGGTTATGTTAGATATACAATATCCAAAATATGGATTCGCTCAAAACAAAGGATATCCTACTGCTTTTCACCTAAATCAATTAGAATTATATGGTCCTATATCACATCATCGAAAAAGTTTTGCTCCTATAAAACATAAAATTTTTTCACATCAATAAATAACTTTTATTCAGATAAATCAAATATATATTATTGATTATAATTTTCTGAACTATGATAAAACCACGCTTTATTCATTTACATGTACATAGCGATTACTCCATGATTGATGGGTTAGCTACAGTAGATAAATTGATAAAAAAAGCAGCAGTCCTTAAGATGCCTGCATTAGCTCTTACTGATTTTAATAATCTATTTGGATTTATCAAATTCTACGATTACGCTTATAAAGCAGGCATTAAACCAATTATTGGGGCTGATTTTTTAGTACAAGATGCCGTCATCGGTAACGAACCTAGCAGGTTAACATGTTTAGTAACTAATCAACAAGGTTATTACAATTTAATTATGCTCATTTCAAAAGCATATAAAAATAAAAGCAATGATATTACTCCCATGATTAAACGCCATTGGTTCATAGAATATAATAATGGTTTAATTATCCTATCTGGAGGACATAAAGGAGATATTGGCAGATATTTACTAAAAAATAAAAAATCGCAGATAGAGAAATGTATATGGTTTTATACAAAATATTTCCCAAATAGATATTATTTAGAATTGGTACGAACTGACCGTAAAAATGAAGAATCTTACTTACAATTAGCTATAGAACTATCAACGCTCAAAGGATTGCCGATAGTAGCCACAAATGATGTACGTTTTCTTAACAAAAAAGATTTTTTAGCACACGAAATTCGTGTAGCGATACATGATGGTACCACGCTAGATAAAACTAAACAATCGCACAAATATAGTACACAGCAATTTATGAAAAATGAACAAGAGATGTGTGACTTGTTTTCTGATATACCAGAATCCTTAACAAATAGTGTAGAAATTGCTTACAGATGTAATTTTACTATTAATTTAGATAAATCTTTTTTACCACAATTTCCTACTGGATCTATGTCGGCTAAAGACTTTCTTATCATGCACGCAAAAAAGGGATTAGAAGAACGCTTGATTTTTTTATTTCCAAAATCTGAAGAACGTCTTATTAATCGCAAACCATATGATTTGCGATTAATACATGAATTACAAGTAATTAATAATATGGACTTCCCCAGTTATTTTTTAATCGTTATGGAATTTATTAAATGGGCTAAAAACAATGACATTCCAGTAGGCCCCGGAAGAGGATCTGGGGCTAGTTCATTAGTAGCCTATGCTTTAAAAATTACAGAACTTGATCCGCTGAAATTTGATTTACTGTTCGAACGTTTTCTTAATCCAGAACGTATATCTATGCCTGATCTAGATATTGATTTTTGTATGGAACGCCGTGACTCAGTAATTGACCATGTCTCAAAAACTTATGGATTAGATTCTGTATCTCAAATCATTACGTTTGGGACCATGGCAGCTAAAGCAGTAGTTCGCGATGTAGGACGTGTATTGGGTCATCCTTACGCATTTATTAATCGTATTGCTAAATTAATTCCATTAGAACCCGGAATAACACTTAAAAAAGCTTTCTCTATTGAACCTCAACTTAAATTGCTTTATAAGAATAATGAAGATATCAAAACACTAATAGATATGGCTCGTCAATTAGAAGGTATTGTTAGAAACGTTAGCAAACATGCAGGAGGAGTGGTAATCGCACCAACAAAAATTACCGATTTTTCTCCTTTATATTATGACAACGACAATATGCGCTCAATGACTCAATTTGATAAAGATGACATTGAACGTATTGGTTTAATAAAATTTGATTTTCTTGGTTTGCGTACCTTAACTATTATTAATCGTGCATTAAAAATGATTAATAATACGCATCTTAAACATGGTATTCCTCCTATTGATATACATTCAATATCATTAGATGATCAAAAAAGCTTTCATATGCTTCAATCTTCAGAAACTACTGCAATATTTCAGCTAGAATCACACGGTATAAAAGAATTAATTAAACAATTAAAACCAGATTGTTTTGAAGATTTAATAGCATTAATTGCATTATTTAGACCTGGGCCATTACAATCAGGTATGGTAGATAATTTTATTAACAGAAAACACGGATATGAAACTATTTCTTATCCTGATTCTAAATGGCAACATGAATCTCTACGTCCAGTATTAGAATCAACTTACGGAATTATTCTATATCAAGAACAAGTAATGCAAATAGCACAAGTATTATCAGGCTATACGCTAGGACAAGCAGATATACTAAGACGTGCTATTGGTAAAAAAAAACCAGAAGATATGGCTAAACAACGTTCTTTTTTCAATTCAGGTGCTATAAAAAATGGAGTTGATACTACATTATCAACGAAGATTTTTGATCTTGTAGAAAAATTTGCTGGTTATGGATTTAATAAATCTCATTCTGCCGCATATGCCTTAATATCTTATCAAACATTATGGTTAAAAACACACCATCCTTCTGAATTTATGGCAGCAGCATTAAGTTCCGATATGGACAATTTAAACAAAATAGCGCATCTAATAAATGAATGTAAAAACATGGACCTCACGGTCCTACCACCAAATATCAATACTAGTCAATATTATTTTTACGTCAACGAAAATAAAAAAATTGTCTATGGATTTGGAGCTATAAAAGGAATAGGAAAAGCTTCTATAGAAGCAATAATAACATCTCGTAAGCAAGATGGTGAGTTTATAGGATTATTCGATTTCTGTATACGCGTTGATAACACAAAAATAAATCATCGTATAATTGAAAAATTAATTCTCTCTGGAGCCTTTGATTCTTTTGGAATACATCGCGCAAAACTAATAGCATCCCTTAATGATGTACTAAAAAACGTACATCAAAATATTAAAAATAAATATAGCGGACAAACAGATATATTCGAAATATATTTAGATACAAGTCCTAAGACAGTATCTGCACATAGTCAAACCATACCGCAGTGGTCTAGTCAATTGTTACTAAAAAAAGAAAAAGAAACTCTTGGGTTATATTTGACTAATCATCCTACTGTTGAATACACAAGAATGATAAAACACTGTATACCTAATTCCGTCAAAATAAAAGATGTTTTGCTAGAAAAAAATAATAAAGTTATACATGTTTTTGGTTTAATTATATCAATGAGAACAAAATTAAATAAACAAAGTAAACATATTGTATTTTGTATTATAGAAGATTATTCAGGCCGATTAGAAATAATGATATTTGACAAATTAATTAATAAATATCAATATTGTTTAAAAGAAAACAATTTTTTATTTGTTACAGGAATAACAAGTATTGATAAGATACACAACCGTTTTAAAATAATCGTACAAAGATTAAAAGATATAAATGATATTTATAAAAAACATGCGCGCAGTTTATCTATTACATTAAATGATAAACAAGTTGATGACCAATTATTAACTAATATCCGTATTTTTTTAAAAAAAAATAAATTTGGAACTTTACCAATATATTTTTTTTATCAAAAAAATGGCATACAAATAAGATTACATTGTGGGGAAACATGGTATATTACCCTAACTAATCAATTACTAAATGATCTACGTAATCTTGTTGGAGATAAACAAATCAAATTAGAATTACATTAACTTAAGAACAGGAATCTTATGGGTTTAAATTTCATTGATTTTGAAAAACCTCTTCTAGATTTAGAAGAAAAAATTAATTCTTTAGAATCTATAGCACATCCAAATAAAAAATTAGAAATAAATATTAATGAAGAGATTAACCGTCTTCGTTCAAAAAAAATTGATCTTACTCAAAAAATTTTTTCTAACTTAAATTCTTGGCAAATTGCCCAGCTAGCACGACATCCCAACCGTCCATATAGCTTAGATTACATAGAACATATATTTAATGATTTTGATGAATTATCTGGTGATAGAGTGTATGCAGATGATAAAGCTATTATAGGAGGAATAGCAAGGCTCGATTCTCGTCCCGTCATGATTATTGGACATCAAAAAGGTCGCGATACTAAAGAAAAAATTAAACGAAACTTTGGTATGCCTGCCCCAGAAGGGTATCGAAAAGCGCTACGTATTATGAAAATGGCAGAACGATTTAAAATCCCCCTCATTACTTTTATAGACACCCCAGGCGCCTATCCTGGAATAGGAGCAGAAAAACGCGGCCAGTCTGCAGCAATAGCTAAAAATTTACGTACAATGTCAATATTAAAAATACCAATTATTTGTACTGTAATCGGAGAAGGCGGGTCTGGAGGAGCTCTAGCCATCAGTATTGGAGATAAAGTAAATATGTTGCAATACAGTACATATTCTGTAATTTCCCCAGAAGGATGCGCATCGATCTTATGGAAAAATGTTAAAAAAGCCCCTATTGCTGCCGAAGCAATGGGTATTACTGCTTTCCGACTAAAAGAACTTAAACTAATCGACAGTGTGATCCCTGAACCATTAGGAGGGGCGCATAGAGATATACTAGCTACATCTATTTCATTAAAAACACAATTATTATTAGATTTAACCGAATTAGATTCTTTTAAAGAAAAAGACTTATTAAATCGACGATATGATAGATTAATGCATTACGGATATTGCTAATTTTTAAATAATAACACCGTTAAAAATGATTATACATATACATAATATATACACTATTAATCAGATATTAAATGTTTAATATATTCACATTATTAGATTTATTAAATCACCACTATTTTATATAATCTATATTAATAAAAATTATGTTTGCAATAAATATATTTCCAGAAAGTTATGAACTATATCATAAAGTAACTAATTGTCTTATAGGGCATAAAAAATTACTGTTATCTTACAGTGGAGGTCTAGATTCTACAGTACTTCTAGATATTTTAACAACATTAAAAAACAGTACTAACAACTTAACGTCGTC
This region of Candidatus Blochmannia vicinus genomic DNA includes:
- the bamA gene encoding outer membrane protein assembly factor BamA; its protein translation is MKKILIVLLLVMSDIACNADCSVNKIYFDGLKRISSDTVLFNLPLKIGAIINDEDIANSIKTLFSTGYFEEINISNDEKGMIIIRVKERPIINSINFYGNKIIKEDVIKNILNEKKIQPDQLFNEFYIFEVKKELENLYRNFGKFTATIKTVAIPLSRNRVDLQIIFTEGKTAKVQQINIFGNHVFHTKQLLSQFKLYRKIKWWNILSCQRYQKQKLFHDLDALYNFYVNHGYAKFHIDETQIDFTPDKKNIYLSLYITEGMQYSFDSLELYGNILDYFYNIKEYIKISSGELYNHNQIQEIEYKIRYLLSKNGYIQPIISINPKIDDNNKKIKLCIYVDVGHHFYVREIRCEGNNITKDEVIRREIHQLEQTQLDYTRIIQDQNRLKRLGYFKTVNTHIEYVPNTLNQIDIIYKIEEHNTGNLNLSVGFGTESGMNLQFGMYQENILGSGNAISIASTKNHYQTYFEISALKPYCNINNISIGGKIFHNNLNTNHTGLSDYNLKNCGININYLYPIIKYNTFNIGLNYASNHLSKIAPQVAICRYLKSTKIHPKTPTNNKIFDNTINFNTNDFLLASGWTFNNTNHAYFPTNGAHINVSSTLALPGSENQYYKIIINSKKYIPLDQNCNWILMSSIHAGYAGSMNRKESPFYDNFYAGGIGTIRGFRLNSIGPKAAYYHCNYPEKNYSMCSIQNSQDSVGGNAMTLFKTELIIPITFFDVQYSDTARISLFLDTGTVWDTFWKNTEATQRAGIVDYSIPSNIRMSGGMALKWMSPVGPIIFSYSKVIKKYFGDIKEPFQFSIGKTW
- a CDS encoding OmpH family outer membrane protein; translated protein: MKKWTYMLSIIIWIIQINPVGAANKIAIVNISNIFQQSSQRAKIIKQLEYEFKDRATELEKMEHDLQIKIQTLQQDGATMQAIERNELEKSLINQREIFSNKAKEFQQENHSRQTEERDKILNIIQNVVSNVAKKENYDIVIDTNAIVYYNAHITDITNSVMKQVG
- the lpxD gene encoding UDP-3-O-(3-hydroxymyristoyl)glucosamine N-acyltransferase, with product MIEMRLSDLALQLGAKLYGDKNIIITGIASINNAQIGHITFLKDQRFLNQLSSCRASAVILSKNNLVFCRVAALVVKDPYLAYIKIAQLMDNAPKPTKNIASGVIIASDAILGKRIGIGANTVIESGVILGDDVIIGPGSFIGKKTKIGTGTRLWANVTICHEVEIGECCSIQSGTIIGSDGFGYINDHGVWVKIPHLGKVKIGNNVEIGACTTIDRGTLDDTTIENGVIIDNQCQIAHNVVIGAHTAIAGGVIMAGSLTIGRYCMIGGASVINGHINICDKVTVTGMGMVMKPITQPGIYSSGIPVQPNTMWWKTAALIMRISSINKRIKTIEQKLKKLLCL
- the fabZ gene encoding 3-hydroxyacyl-ACP dehydratase FabZ, whose product is MITDTCVLHIEEVLELLPHRFPFLLVDRVLNFEKGKFLRAVKNVSFNEPFFQGHFPGKPIFPGVLILEAMAQATGILAFKSTGKLAPGELYYFAAIDSARFKRPVQPGDQMILDVEFIKERRGIARFKGIATVNKEMACEASMMCARRKEI
- the lpxA gene encoding acyl-ACP--UDP-N-acetylglucosamine O-acyltransferase translates to MINQSAIIHPSSIIEKGAIIHDDVYIGPFCFIGAQVEIGARTVLKSHIVINGITQIGENNQIYQFASLGEINQDLKYAKEPTRIEIGHYNKIRENVTIHRGTIQGKQITKIGSGNLFMINVHIAHDCIIGDHCVMANNVTLGGHVRVDDHAIIGGMTAVHQFCLIGTHVMIGGCSGVVQDIPPFIIAQGNHATPFGLNIEGLKRRGFSRSSVHAIRDAYKILYRSNKTIESAKIALKLLAIEHPIINKFVDFLIHSQRGIIR
- the lpxB gene encoding lipid-A-disaccharide synthase, which gives rise to MSHRTIIIGIVAGEVSGDMLGAGLIRALRKHLKKVCFFGIGGSCMQSAHMKSWYNIEELSVMGFAEVIMKLPRLAYIRRNLIRRFINLQPDVFIGIDSPDFNISLETRLKKHGIHTIHYVSPSVWAWRKNRIFTLKKATDNILTIFPFEKKIYDRFNIPCQFIGHPLADQIPLNPDKTSARQKLGIPRDIYCLALLPGSRIREIKMLTHDFLACAELLKNHFPSLEILVPLANQVSIKQFIKFASKSVKYRILHSKTTWEIIMAADISLVTAGTATLECMLVKCPMVVAYRMNPLTFMLAKYLINTPWISLPNLLAGHELVKEFIQNDCLPKNLAQTLINVLNYNDNQRMMLLKKFRQLHYSIKYNADDRAAHAVLKLIK
- the rnhB gene encoding ribonuclease HII; this translates as MKHQKYYLSKKSKLIAGVDEAGCGSLAGSVIAAAVILHPTQPVFGLADSKKLSNNKRFNLYKNIIQNSLDWGIGSANVAEIDRFNILQARLLAMKRAVQNLSITPDLILIDGNHAPRFVETPYQCFKKGDSRIPIISAASIIAKVTRDQDMVMLDIQYPKYGFAQNKGYPTAFHLNQLELYGPISHHRKSFAPIKHKIFSHQ
- the dnaE gene encoding DNA polymerase III subunit alpha produces the protein MIKPRFIHLHVHSDYSMIDGLATVDKLIKKAAVLKMPALALTDFNNLFGFIKFYDYAYKAGIKPIIGADFLVQDAVIGNEPSRLTCLVTNQQGYYNLIMLISKAYKNKSNDITPMIKRHWFIEYNNGLIILSGGHKGDIGRYLLKNKKSQIEKCIWFYTKYFPNRYYLELVRTDRKNEESYLQLAIELSTLKGLPIVATNDVRFLNKKDFLAHEIRVAIHDGTTLDKTKQSHKYSTQQFMKNEQEMCDLFSDIPESLTNSVEIAYRCNFTINLDKSFLPQFPTGSMSAKDFLIMHAKKGLEERLIFLFPKSEERLINRKPYDLRLIHELQVINNMDFPSYFLIVMEFIKWAKNNDIPVGPGRGSGASSLVAYALKITELDPLKFDLLFERFLNPERISMPDLDIDFCMERRDSVIDHVSKTYGLDSVSQIITFGTMAAKAVVRDVGRVLGHPYAFINRIAKLIPLEPGITLKKAFSIEPQLKLLYKNNEDIKTLIDMARQLEGIVRNVSKHAGGVVIAPTKITDFSPLYYDNDNMRSMTQFDKDDIERIGLIKFDFLGLRTLTIINRALKMINNTHLKHGIPPIDIHSISLDDQKSFHMLQSSETTAIFQLESHGIKELIKQLKPDCFEDLIALIALFRPGPLQSGMVDNFINRKHGYETISYPDSKWQHESLRPVLESTYGIILYQEQVMQIAQVLSGYTLGQADILRRAIGKKKPEDMAKQRSFFNSGAIKNGVDTTLSTKIFDLVEKFAGYGFNKSHSAAYALISYQTLWLKTHHPSEFMAAALSSDMDNLNKIAHLINECKNMDLTVLPPNINTSQYYFYVNENKKIVYGFGAIKGIGKASIEAIITSRKQDGEFIGLFDFCIRVDNTKINHRIIEKLILSGAFDSFGIHRAKLIASLNDVLKNVHQNIKNKYSGQTDIFEIYLDTSPKTVSAHSQTIPQWSSQLLLKKEKETLGLYLTNHPTVEYTRMIKHCIPNSVKIKDVLLEKNNKVIHVFGLIISMRTKLNKQSKHIVFCIIEDYSGRLEIMIFDKLINKYQYCLKENNFLFVTGITSIDKIHNRFKIIVQRLKDINDIYKKHARSLSITLNDKQVDDQLLTNIRIFLKKNKFGTLPIYFFYQKNGIQIRLHCGETWYITLTNQLLNDLRNLVGDKQIKLELH